gcagaaaggtCTGATCAGgatcaggaactgccagtacatcaggaccagcagactgttcccaatccagctgttcccacagatgagcaagaTGATCCAACAGCTGAACAGAATGAAAATAAAGCGAATGATCTAGAGcatactactgttcccacaagagaatttgtgcccaaaccttggaaatatcaaagatgTCATCCTCTTGACTTGATTGTGAGTGATTTAAATAAagaaacacaaaccagatcccaaatgagaaaattttgtgcacactttgcggttctatcatcacttgaaccaagaaatcacgaagaagctctaaagaaTTCCGAATGGATcattgccatgcaagatgaattgacttaatttgaaagaaataaagtatggcatttaaaacccaaaccaaaacacaaaaaggtaattggtttgaaatgggtatttcggaataaactagatgagcatggaataattgtaagaaacaaagcaaggctcgtggtcaaagggtacaatcaacaagaacgTATTGATTATACcaagacatttgctccggtagcaaggttagaggctattacaattttaatttcttttgctgcgttcatgaactttaaattatatcaaatggatgtgaaatgtgcattcttaaatggttttcttgatgaagaattttttgttgaacaacccccaggctttgaaaatatctcttgtcttgatcatgtctacaagcttgataaagctctttatggcttgaaacaagctcctaggcaatggtatgaaagactatcgaagttcttgattcaaaatgactttgttagaggtaaaattgacaaaaccttattctttaagaataaaggttctgatattttatttattcaaatatatgttgatgatattatttttggagccacctatgaactgttgtgtaaagaatttgctaacctaatgagtaatgaatttgaaatgagtatgatgggagaactaaatttcttccttggtttgcgaATTAAACAGACAGCAAATGgaatctttattcaccaacaaaaatatataaaagaacttctcaagaaatatggattgaataatgctaaaacttaCCATAcccctatggctacaaatgttagattagatgaagacccaaatggaacaaatattgatcaaactatgtatcgaggcataattggttctttgttatatctaactgctagtagacccaatattgcatttagtgttggtttatgcgctagatttcagtctaatcctaaagaatcacatctcattgcagtaaaacaaattttaagatatttgaagggaacagatgacttgtccttgttttaccctaaaagtgatgtctatgacttgaaaggttttagtgatgtagattatgcaggagatcttgtgaatagaaaaagtacgtcaggtatggtacaatttcttggctcatgtttggtgtcatggtgttccaagaaacaaaacacggttgcattatctactgccgaagctgaatatgtagcagcagcagcttgctgttcccaaatgctttggataaaacagcagctaagagattttggtattaagtttgaatgcgttcctatttattgtgataataccagtgccatatgtatatctaaagatccagtgcaccattctagagtaaaacatattcacattagacatcattttcttaaggacaatgttgaaaataaaaatataatagtcaagcatgttaacacaaatgagcaagttgcagatatcatgactaaaccacttcctagggaacaacatgaaaaaatgagattggaacttgtcATGATTAAGCTGCATTGAAATAAGTGACAAGCATAATCCTTAaaggcaaaatgaaaattgaaaaggtcaatcaaccacaaaaaatcttgattgaaaaatcaattatagaaagaatcaggtacgcactatttaaagtatatactgtgaatgctctcATGTTTGCATgattaatttgatcagactatagtagcataaaatttccatttatttcattctcataaaattatttcatattgttcaatttatatatattttttccagcatttttttgattaaaaagtaGGAGTCGAATCATCGCAATTCTTCTCTAAATCCGCCTAGTTCCTTTTCATACAATGAGTTCACATGCTTAAAGTAAATGAGGTACAATGAAACACCTAAACACATGTCCCCTCACATTCAATATATACATCTTCTCACGTCAAACCCTAACCACTTCATCTTCAATTGCAATCAACACTCAACCCtaaaatcatcttcatcttctcgcATTATGTGCTGATTCCTCTTCATTAACTCACAAAATCACTATGAGAACTAAAAACTGCACACccaaaatgaaacaacccaaaccaTTAAAAATTGTTCACCCATCACCTCCAATCACTACACAAGAGTCATCTTCAAGGGAACAGCAGGACAATCCTGTTGCCTCTGGAATACATGGAAGTAACAAGAGAAAGAGAGACTCCACTTCAAAGAAATCATCTTCAGCCAAAAAGGTAAAAGTTACTGTTCacttgaacgctgaagaattATCAAAGGAAATGATAGTTGGGTTTGGCCTAgataaacaatggtatgaatccatCTTTTTCCCTCAGTTACACACAATCTTACAAACTCAGTTCTGGGAATCTTTGATGGCAGAATACTGCTACTATCCAATGTACCCAGAATTGATGCGTGAGTTTGTTTTAAACTTTTCTATTGACAATGGTGTTTGTTCGAGTTTTGTTAAGgaggttaaaattgaattcaatAGTCAGATATTGGGAGAGTGGCTAGGTGTGCTTGCCACTagatttgatgtttattatgttgggtcGAAAATAGTTTTCTCTGGGATTGATGAAAAGAAGGTTTGGAAGTTTTTAGAGATTAATGAAAAACGAGGAAAGGTTAGCCACAATATACTGTgccctatgcataaattgttaTATAAATAGCTCGTAGATTCATTTTGCTGTGCAATTCCAAGCGTAGTGAGGTTAATCTACGAGATGCAACACTAATTTATTGTATGGCTAACAACATCAAAATCGATTTTCCTTCATTAATGATTTCTCATTTAAGTGAATGTATATCAAAAAGATGTGTGATAGGGTATGGAGGTTTGCTAacttggatttttaggaagcTGGGTGTTCCCCTAGAAGGTCAAAActttcccatgggtccaaataaTATGATAGGTGCTAAGTGTTTAAGTAACTTACACCTTAAATTGAATGAAAATGGGACTCTTGAGAATGTTTATGAACAATCTGATGTGATTTCTGACAACAAGGAAGGCACCAATGAagtagaaaaagaagaaaaagttgAGGAGGAGGAATTAAATAATAAGGAGGAACATGAgtctgttccctctgccactgagaaggcagaaggGCATTTTGATAGGGAACAGGAGGAAATTTCATGTAAGGGGGAAGCTGAGAAAGAAACTGTGAAGGAAGCTGtagaggaagaaaaagaggaaaatgaggaagaaaaagaaactgtgaaggctagcttccaaaggcAAAAGACTTGTAGTtattcttgatgatgactctacgtCCTATAAAATAGCTGAACCAAGTAATCCTCCCTCACCAAACCACAGTTCCGACAGCCCCTCTATATTCAATACTTCTGAAGCTCGATGAATTACAGTCCCGCTTCTTTGCATTCCAAGACGAAGTTCGTGTTTCCTTAACCTCTCTTAcagaccagatgactcaaatagAAGCTCGTCTGGGGTGCAAAACTTGATACTGTTGAGGTGGAAActgaatatattgatgaagaagCTCCTACATCTTGATTACTCCTGctgcttttaatattttaattgtcCTAACCATCATTCTCTCAAACATTATTCTACTTATGTTTTtctttgtaccagctggggtacagtTCCTATAATTCATACTTTGTTGAACTACATTTTCTTTATGTTACTAACTATTTGTGAAGTTTAATCCCTGCTCATCATGCTTGCATTTATTAGTACTTACTTTTGATCGTTGCATCTTGATTCAATCTTTGgttatatgtttagtgctgtggtttgattatcctacttctttttgattgatgtcaaaagggggaatatttggcacaaactttaaatgatgcttgagtatgcttagtttATATCAGTATCTATTCTCTTGAACATTAGGACTATATGCTATGTATGATTTGAATGCTATATGCTATGCTCTACTAATTCATACATGCTCTGATGCTCTGATATAATATAATTGAGATGAATTGaattatatgctctgatgattgtGATGATTTATATGAATTAAGCTCTGATTAGTAATAAGTTTAGCAAGTTTAGCTCTGATTAATTGCAACTACTCTGATCTATATGATCTATATGCTCTGATATAATTGAGATAAGTTTAGCATTGGTTAATTTTAACCAAACTGATTGTTTTTAGCTCTGATCATCAAATCAGTAAATTATTTGTGATTTGCTCTGATATTACTGTGATTACTTATGCTCTATGCTCTAAATTGTTATATGAATGCTGTGATAAAAATGCTGATATTGTTCAAAATTTTGGTaagtttttttatgtttattttaaataattcttattattagagtaatttgtttttaagatatgcttggtaaattatattgtaacgagttattttactaagttatgtagagttgttttaatctctggcATGCTCTACAATATTTATTCtactctattttatttaagtttgtttaaaagtttgtcatcatcaaaaagggggaatttgttggacctcttgagttttgatgatgactacactttatttaaacgaatatgttttagagattatgtgcaggtcgatatccagTCGTGATTATTATCATTGATAGTACCTAtaacttggttcatggaaatgtacgtgtcaaaaggatccaaaagatgttagaaggagtatatcgcttgggatgtaaaatggagacagaatGTCTACTGTTcgcaagttggatgttctaacaaaactgaaaATTAGAGACAGCGCattgttcctgaactggagtcagcttacgtccactgaaaattctgattattactttttaattattatttttagttaatgtattaattaaagttaagactacaagaaaacttgtttttagcaacaagttttagcaacgactatatttttttcgttgcgaaaaatacaagttgttgcgaaatccgttgttgctaaataatcgttgccataaaaaaaaataacttccCCAcctcttaaaataatttcccggtataacccaattttttgcaacaaacaatttagttgttaaaattaattaaataattcgtAACTGCAtatattgttgcaaaaaatatttaaatatacagatacaataaagtcgttgcaaaaacccttatactaataatttttgttttcatttcccTCTCAAATCAAAACCCCATCCCTCACAATCCCCATTTCCCTCGCAATTCAGAAACCCACGAACCCATTCCTTCACAAACCCGATTCCCTCACAAACCCTATTCCCGCACACCATATTGCAGCGATTGTCGCCTGCACACGGGAGCGTCTGCCGCCTGCATGCCGGAGTTTCAGCCGCCTTCTGCACACCGGTGCTGCCGCTACGCAGCAGCGTTGAATCCTTCAGCCACCTCTCAAATAACCCACGacatgtagttttttttttttgcctttttttctttgaatttcttgttcttgtttcttgttgttttcaatttatgggttgttctttgaatttcttgggctttgttgtaattattagatgaatgtatgtgtatttcatcagtttgaaatgttgggttgtacGTACTTTCATAGTCTTGGCAGTGAAGGAACAAGAATTCGCCTTTTTCTTGGGCTTTATTCTAATTATCAGAtttatgtatgtgtatttcatgattttgaaatgttgggttgtatTTCATGACatagattaatttttttctttgccACTGAGGATTTACAATTAGATCTTGAGGGCTTAATTACTTGCGTTTTTTGGGGGTTTATGTTTGTGTGTTTTTTTGTATTGGGAAATtacttgcattttttttattactattattttctgAGTGCAATTCATATGGAATTAGCTAGCAGTGGCTTTAGGGGGATTAAACGGCGTTTCTTGAATAAGGTGAGattgtttttgatttatatGGATAATTTATGAAAATGTGAGATTCTTCCAAAGTAATGCTAAGAAAAATTGATGGAGTTACTTCAAATTGAAGTTCTAGATGATAAGATTAAAGCAAAAGTATGTTTTTGGCCTAAGATTTCACGGTGTAAGGTTTTGATGTCATGGTggaattatatttttcttttcaaattgaaGCAAAAGAACTCATTTTTTGCGATTGTGATGATACATACTTGATGAGGGaaaaaatttttagtttatttgttttagattataatgaaGCCTTGTAAAATGGTTCATGTGAACTtcttaaattgttcttgtttattcaaGTTGATTTGTCAAAGTTGATTTGTCatgtattgaaaatattttctaagttgATTTGTCATGCATACATTGGAACAAATGGTAatctttgttcttgtttttattgttaaattgttcttcaaaCAACTTAAAGTTAAAATTCTCTTTCACATAGTGGTTAAATTGTTATTcaagttgttaaattgttcttgtgtttctttcaaaaatttaaattgttcttgttctttttgaatcgttaaattgttcttcaaaTAACTCGAAATTAAATTGTTCTAcaagttgttaaattgttcttgttcttgtattaattgttaacaatattataaggagatcttggtgatattattgaatgttatataatctaattattataaagtttaaatataggaaatgattttgaataagGCATGGGTCAAAGTAAAAGATCGTTCATCTATTGATTATGTAAATGGTGTTGAAGAGTTTCTAAATTTTGCTCTTTCCAAAGTAAGAGAAGATGATCGAGATAGTACTACTATTAGGTGCCCTTGTAATAGTTGTCGCaatatatttcttaaaacaaaatgtGATGTAAGATTCGACTTGCTTAAGGGAGGAATGTATGAGAAGTACACTTTTTGGGAACTTCACAGGGAAGAATTAGTTGAATCAAGTGATGGGGATGATGTTGATGAGTCGAATGACATTGATAGTGGTTTCACAATGTTGCAAGATGCATGTGGAGTTGGTGCTATGAATGTTGGGAGTGCTGAAGAGGCTTTAAATAATGTTGAGGAGTATGAGAAACCTAATGCAAATGCaaaaaagtttttcaaacttttagAGGAGTACCAAGAACCATTAACAATGCATGACACAACAATGTCTAAGTTGTCATACAGTGttaaattattacatttaaAGGTTTTGAATAATTGGGCTGATAAGTCTTTTGATAGTTTACTCCATTTAGAACGTCAAGGCTATGGCGCTTACCTTCCAACTTCTTATTACGAGGCTAAGAAACTCATTAAAGACTTGGGCCTTGATTATTATAAGATTGATGCTTGTGAAAATGATTGTATTCTTTATTGGAAAGAGCATGAAAAATTGATTGAGTGTCCCACTTGTGGTTTATCAAGGTGGAAACAAGAAAAGGAAGGCTCTTCTAAGGGGGTAAAGGTTTCTAGAAAAGTGCTAAGATATTTTCCATTGAAGCCTAGGCTACAAAGCTTGTACATTTGTAGAAAGACATCCAAAGACATGCGTTGGCACAAAGAAAGGGATGCTACTAAAACATATAGAGTGAATGATTGTGATAGGATTATAGATGATGATGTCCTTTCTAGGGAAGAGGAGGATGATGCCTTTTTGGAGGATGACAATGCAAGTGCGATAGATGATACAATTAGACATCCATCTGACTCCTTTGCATGGAAATCATTTGATGAAGAGTATAGTGAATTTGCTAAAGAGGTGCGAAATGTTAGACTTGGACTAGCTTGTGATGGCTTTCAGCCTTTCAATAATTCACAACATAGCATATGGCGAGTGGTTCTTATCCCTTATAATTTTCCTCCTTGGTTATGCATGAAACCTTATTCATTTATGCTATCTTTACTAGTACCAGGTCCAACAAGTCCAGGAATTAATATGGACGTCTACCTCCAACCACTTATTGAGGAGTTAAAGGAGCTTTGGGAGGTTGGTGTTGAAACCTATGATGCTTACTCTAAAACAAATTTCATCTTGCGTGCATCATTACTGTGGACTATCAATGACTTTCCTGCGTATGCAGATTTGTCTGGATGGTCTACCAAAGGTTATTACGCTTGTCCATGTTGTCATAAGGAAACTAAACGGACTTCGTTGATGCATAAGGGTGGTTATTTAGGGCATCGACGTTGGCTTCCAATGAATCATAAGTGGAGAAATGATGCCAATTCTTTTGACggtaaaattgaaaaaggtGTTGCACCAGTTCCATTGAGTGGGGATGATGTATTACAACATTATAGCCGATTCTCACAAGCAAAATATGGGAAGATTGTagggaaaaaaagaaaaagggatgcTTCTAATAGCTTGTTTGGGTGGAAAAAGAAAAGCATTTTCTTTACCTTGCCTTATTGGAGGAAATTAAAAATTCGTCATAACTTGGATGTTATgcatattgagaaaaatatCTCTGATAATATCTTGGGTACTTTAATGAGCATACAAGGCAAAAACAAAGATACTTTGAAGTCTCGATTGGATTTGGTGAAGATGAAAATCAGAGATAAGTTGAATCCTAAAGTGGTTGATGGTAAGGTGCGTGTTCCTATTGCTATATATACATTGAGGTCAGATGCCAAGGTTGCCATATGTCGTATGTTTGCAAAAATGAAATCTCCCGATGGATATCTATCAAACATTTCTCGTTGTGTTAAAGATAATGGAAAAAAGATATCATGTTTGAAGAGCCATGACCATCATGTTTTTATTGAGTAGTTGCTTCCCCTTGCACTTTGTGGGTTTTTACCTAAAGAGGTTTATGACCCTTTGGTTgaactaagttttttttttcgagACCTTGCTCTAAAAACATAAGTGTTGGTCAATTGGaagaacttgaaaaaaaaattccttaCACCTTATGCAAGTTGGAAATGATATTTCCACCGGCTTTTTTTGATGTTATGGTGCATTTAGTTGTACATCTGGCAACTGAGGCAAAAATTGCTGGACCAGTTCGATATCAGTGGATGTATCCTATTGAGAGGTATACTTTTTCTTTAAGAAATATACTCATGTTTGTCAATTATTCAAATACTAACATAACATGTCTTATTCTATTAGGTATCTCCGAAcattaaaatcatatattcgAAATCGAGCACATCCAGAAGGTTGCATTGCTGAAGGTTATTTGGCAGATGAGTGCTTAACATTCTGCTCTAGGTACATGAGTGACATTGACACTAAATTCAATCGCAAAGTAAGAAATGACGATGAAGATATAGAAGAGGATAACTTAAAATCAAACCTTGAGGTTTTTAGACCTCTTGGACATACCATTGGGGGTAGTACACCAAAACATCTAGATCATCTAGAGTGTGATCAAatccatttttatattcttcaaaagtACGATCCACTTCTTAAGTTTGTCCAGTAAGCCATTTTTATTCCTTATGTTTATCTAGTTTGAattgtatagtatatattttaggCTATAGAAGccagttttatttgtttttatatgatgtCATAGAAAACATAAGCTGAAATTGGAGAAGGAATGTCCAACAAATGTAGAACGGAGGCACAAAGAACAATTTTCCAAATGGATACAAAATCAAGTAAGAAAGCTTATAAGTAATACTTTGTAAATGGTTTCCTTCTTAAGTTTGTCCAATAAGCCATTTTACTAATAAAGTATGTTAATATTTGTTCATTTAggtacaaaaaatttataaacttgGACGCTGTGATAAAGACTTGTACAATTTGGTTTGTGGTCCTTCTAGAGTTGTAGGGCATTACACAGCATATATTGTAAATGGTTTGCGTTTCCACACCAGTAATAGGTCTGAAAATAGGGAAACAAAAAATTCAGGTGTCATGGTGCGTGGTGATGATGCTTCAGATAAGGAATACTATGGCATTTTGAGAGACATATATCAAATGTGTTATCCTGGAGAAAATCATGTATTTTTGTTCAAATGCAGT
The Amaranthus tricolor cultivar Red isolate AtriRed21 chromosome 11, ASM2621246v1, whole genome shotgun sequence DNA segment above includes these coding regions:
- the LOC130826536 gene encoding uncharacterized protein LOC130826536 encodes the protein MELLQIEVLDDKIKAKEMILNKAWVKVKDRSSIDYVNGVEEFLNFALSKVREDDRDSTTIRCPCNSCRNIFLKTKCDVRFDLLKGGMYEKYTFWELHREELVESSDGDDVDESNDIDSGFTMLQDACGVGAMNVGSAEEALNNVEEYEKPNANAKKFFKLLEEYQEPLTMHDTTMSKLSYSVKLLHLKVLNNWADKSFDSLLHLERQGYGAYLPTSYYEAKKLIKDLGLDYYKIDACENDCILYWKEHEKLIECPTCGLSRWKQEKEGSSKGVKVSRKVLRYFPLKPRLQSLYICRKTSKDMRWHKERDATKTYRVNDCDRIIDDDVLSREEEDDAFLEDDNASAIDDTIRHPSDSFAWKSFDEEYSEFAKEVRNVRLGLACDGFQPFNNSQHSIWRVVLIPYNFPPWLCMKPYSFMLSLLVPGPTSPGINMDVYLQPLIEELKELWEVGVETYDAYSKTNFILRASLLWTINDFPAYADLSGWSTKGYYACPCCHKETKRTSLMHKGGYLGHRRWLPMNHKWRNDANSFDGKIEKGVAPVPLSGDDVLQHYSRFSQAKYGKIVGKKRKRDASNSLFGWKKKSIFFTLPYWRKLKIRHNLDVMHIEKNISDNILGTLMSIQGKNKDTLKSRLDLVKMKIRDKLNPKVVDGKVRVPIAIYTLRSDAKVAICRMFAKMKSPDGYLSNISRCVKDNGKKISCLKSHDHHVFIE